A segment of the Denticeps clupeoides chromosome 2, fDenClu1.1, whole genome shotgun sequence genome:
GGGTTGGCTGCCTATAAAAGCCCAGCGCCGCCTACTCTAAGGACATCTTGGACACCTGGTATCTCGTAACATCTCATCCTCTGTCTTTTATCCCACACGGTTTAACTACCCACAGATCAGGCTTCAGTCTTTAGAGAACTCAAGAACCCCTACTGGACTGGGCCCCCGCGAAGGATGGAGATCTTTGGCCTGGTGAGGACGCTCCAGATGCTGGGTCTGTGCCTGTCATTGTCCGGGGCCCAGGCTCGCATCTGGGCTTGGATGCTGGCCATGCCATACAGCCCGCCGGAGGACGGGCCCCTGGCACTCCGAGAGAGGGACCCGAAGGTCCCTTCAGCCGAGCCCAAGGGAGACGTGGTAGGTGCCATGGTTATGTCCCACGCGGCATTCTTTTTCAATGTTCTTTTTCAAAAGTTTAGCTCAGCTTGCATCGTCTAATCTTAGAGACTTTTTTGCATATTAGCGCATATTGAATAAATAACatgccatcttttttttttttttgagtttacaaaacctCATTATTTCTGAGATCAGCATTTCTGCTCTGTGTCGTGGGATTCGCAGGTGACATGCGAGCACGACCGCGCCTGTGGAAGAGGCCACTCGTGCGATCGCCACTTCGGCCTGTGCGTCCCACTCAGGCAGGAGGGACAGTACTGCCGGAGGGACGGCCAGTGCGTCCGCGGCCTCAGCTGCATGTATGGGAAGTGCCTCAGGAGCATCCCAGACGGCCAAGAAGGTAAAGCCATCGATAAGGTGCCACCGAAGACCGATCGTCCGGTTGCCCTCTAAACGTTGGGGCGTTTCCACAGGTGCCCGGTGTAAAGTTGACAGGGACTGTGGCGCGTCCATGTGCTGCGCCCGCCATCACGGCGAGCGGGTGTGCAAGCGCAGGCTGGCCCCGGGCGAGAGCTGCTTCGTGCCGGACGGCGGCCTGGCGTTCAGCATTAACCAGATCTGCCCCTGTTCCGAGGGCCTGCTGTGCCGCGGAGGCGGCGGCCAGCCAAGGAGAGAGTGAGTACCGGGACCTCTGACCTATCAGTAACCTGTAGAATATTTCTATTACATTTTACGGTTTGTATGGTGACCTTTCGCTTGTCGCTGCTTTCTCAGGAAGGATTTTGTATACCACCCTGAAGGCCCAACGTGGACTTGTCAAGCCCCAAAACCATGAACAATCCCTAGAAACACCTTTATTTATTCAGTAGCTTGTCCCTGTGTATACTTTTACTGTATATATAGCCCATTGTGTATATTATTAAAAGATGTATTCTTGTACAGGACTGCAAAGTGAAATGGATTCTATTCTtgtaaggacctatgcactctTATTTAATTTTAGCCTGTGCCTTTTATTCAGGAtatgttgaaaatgtttgaaACAGCATGAGGCTTTTCACATTTTCCATCAGCGTTGTATGTCATTGCAATAATAAAATTTAAACTCCATTACCCTctctttctttaatttttttctcattctaattacatattttttaactttaatgACATTAGCCAGAGGGGATAAGGTTGAACTTTTAACATCTAACAAGTCGGACGCCCTATCAAAATCATATGGAAAACATGCATGCCCACCAGCGGAGGGATATGTGCATAGGAGATGTCCCTGACTCATCCTGAACTCTGAACTGACCAAACCGCAGCAAACAAAGGTTGCAAAGCAGCAGCAAAGACTAATACATGGCGTGCACTTGAATTAAATAATCTTTCATTCTTAAAAAAGTACGTCATGTTACATAAGATGTGTCTTGGGAGATCTAGTCatcaaaaaatgtaatcaaacaaatgtaaacataatCATATGCaatacatgtatttaaaaaaaaaataacatttgtaattgcgTAATTACATTTCTGCTTCTTGACGTGCTCttggtaatgtaatgtaatgtcaaTTTTCTACCAGACCTCTAGGTGGCGGTATACCCCACAGCCCGAAACATTATCGCCCGGTTATTTTCAGAAGAAGAAGCGACCCGACATGTCGACGGCGATGAATTTCGGGAATAAGTCCTTCCGTCCGCGTCCCCCGGACAAAGGCTCGTTCCCGTTAGATCATTTCGGTGAGTCGGGCGGCGGTCGGGTCCctgcgcgccgcgccgctccagCTGCCGCTCACCCCGGTGTTGTGTGTGCAGGCGAGTGCCGCGCGTTTCAGGAGACGTTCATGCGGTGCCTGCGGGAGAGCAGCTTCGACAGTTCCCGCTGCCGGCTGCAGTCCAAGGAGTATCTGCAGTGTCGCATGGACCGGTGCGTCTCCACCCCTCAAGTATAAGTATATAATCAGAAAGTAACGTGTACTGTGTATACTATGCCTGTGCTGTGCGTCGTGATCTGTAGTTTGCgctccttaccaccaggggtcagtgtcgcGGCCGCAAAACAAACGCATGAAACAGTCATctgaaaagtgattttttttttcgttgtgAAAGACTgcgacacgtgtcctctgctcttataCCATCGCCCTTTAAAATTTAACATAGAAAATTTGTTCtactcgctcagggacacgacggtagtaagtcattccagcagattcttcaccacatcaggatcttgctatttacctggacaactcacagctctctcattctacaacagcccgcaacctgggagtaacaatagacaaccaactctccttcttgactcacatcagcaacttttcccgctcatgtagattccttctctacaatatcagacaaatccgccatTATCAggcaacacaggccacccagatactggttcagtcatttacatttacagcatttaccagacacccttatccagagcgacttacaatcagtagttacagggacagcccccctggagcaactcagggttaggtgtcttgctcagggacacaatggtagtaagtgggattcgaacccaggtcttctggttcataggcgagtgtgttacccactaggctactaccacccagtctttagtaatctcacgactggattactgcaactcccttctagctggtctacctctatgtaccatccaacctctacaactcatacaaaatgcagcagcacgactgatcttcaaccttcccaagttctcccacaccacccctctgctacgttccctccaccggctcccagtagctgcatgcatcagattcaaaatactgatgctggcctacaaagccaaacatggagtagcaccatcctacctcacagcccttattacacctcgcactgcacctcgtattctccgagcctccagtactgctcgcctggtccctccatctctgaaggtaaaaggaagatgctcatctagactcttctccgtcttggcccctcggtggtggaatgaacttcccctcgaggtcagaacagctcagtcactgagcaccttcaaacgacagctcaagaccttcctctttagagaatatttagatgaacttctGACTTCTGTacagaaactagaacagagtgaataaaaagattgtattcatagttggggtcctaatgaaccagaactgaccacttcatcgatggtaacttgaaagcatgtagtaagtcactctggataagggcgtctgccaaatgccttaaatgtaaatatagtaaGTGGgcttcgaacctgggactttgtggttcagGCCGCGTCAATAAACGCTGCACCTTAGAAAATCTTCTGTAGCAGTTAAAATAAAAGTTGCTTTGATGAAAGCACAATCTTCTTTCTGTCGTCCGTAGGCAACTAATGGCAAAAGAACCCCTGGAAAAGTTGGGCTTCAAGGACCTCATGGAGGAGCCGAAAGGTGAAGCGCAGGAGACCAACCCGAGATGAGAGCTGCACCCTCTAATACCCTCTTTGTACATAAACTGCATAGGAATCAGACAatcttcataatttttttttgctgccaaGCTGTCACGGATGTATTATattgaaaacaaaacaatttaCACAATTGCAATTGTGGTCACGACAGTTTATTAAAAGCAAAGTAACACGTCTCCAACACATGCAGTTCCTACACAGAATCAACCGCCATCATCTACACTGCAGGCGGTCAAC
Coding sequences within it:
- the LOC114767936 gene encoding dickkopf-related protein 3-like gives rise to the protein MEIFGLVRTLQMLGLCLSLSGAQARIWAWMLAMPYSPPEDGPLALRERDPKVPSVTCEHDRACGRGHSCDRHFGLCVPLRQEGQYCRRDGQCVRGLSCMYGKCLRSIPDGQEGARCKVDRDCGASMCCARHHGERVCKRRLAPGESCFVPDGGLAFSINQICPCSEGLLCRGGGGQPRRE
- the cox19 gene encoding cytochrome c oxidase assembly protein COX19, coding for MSTAMNFGNKSFRPRPPDKGSFPLDHFGECRAFQETFMRCLRESSFDSSRCRLQSKEYLQCRMDRQLMAKEPLEKLGFKDLMEEPKGEAQETNPR